Proteins from a genomic interval of Panthera uncia isolate 11264 chromosome C1 unlocalized genomic scaffold, Puncia_PCG_1.0 HiC_scaffold_4, whole genome shotgun sequence:
- the CNKSR1 gene encoding connector enhancer of kinase suppressor of ras 1 — protein sequence MEPVATWTPAKVAAWLRGLDDSLQDYCFEDWELPGKYLLQLCPQSLEALTVWPLGHQELILEGVEQLRALSSGRQTENLQSLTEGLLEVTQAFQSLVGGHLEGRAEPPADVLSAAVELVHEARALLFWLNRYLFSHLNDFSACQKIGELCAELGQALQENSPAAEKESKVLSICSHVVEICHAILSCSPQELLEQTAVLERVQLDDPLGLEIHTTSNCLHFVSRVGTQVPADSRLQILPGDEIVQVNEQVVVGWPHKNVVRELLREPAGVSLVLKKVPVPKTPPQTPPRALGSPQLTISSLALTPRSPRAPPEDVFAFDLTSNPSPGPSAAWTDSTSLDPESLPIFPAPPATLPAGVAMTREPQEHPDKSPVPRQKKSKGVATRLSRRRVSCRELGQPDCDGWLLLRKVAGGFMGPRWRRCWFVLKRHTLYWYRQPQDEKAEGLINVSNYSLESGQDQKKKYVFQLTHDVYKPFIFAADTLEDLSMWVRHLITCISKYQSPGRASLPREEDCYSETEAEDPDDEAGSRSGSPSQARAWSPLHGDTLPAATPMQGGPRTSFGPPTDNSEGALEGMVWGLRQGGVSLLGQPQPLTHEQWRSSFMRRNRDPQLNERVHRVRALQSTLKAKLQELQALEEVLGDPELTGEKFRRWKERNQELYSESLGAWGLVQAESHSQVLISDSREQSSHPLPSEPEEQSHLCPLTPESNRGPPDL from the exons ATGGAGCCAGTGGCGACCTGGACCCCCGCGAAGGTGGCAGCTTGGCTgagag GCCTCGATGACTCCCTGCAGGACTATTGCTTTGAGGACTGGGAGCTGCCTGGCAAGTACCTGCTCCAGCTCTGTCCCCAAAGCCTCGAGGCTCTGACCGTATGGCCTCTGGGCCACCAGGAGCTCATCCTGGAGGGGGTGGAACAGCTCCGGGCCTTG AGCTCTGGGCGACAGACAGAGAATCTGCAGAGCCTGACGGAGGGATTGCTGGAGGTGACCCAGGCCTTCCAGAGCTTAGTCGGAGGCCACCTGGAAGGCCGTGCTGAGCCCCCTGCTGATGTCCTTAGCGCGGCTGTGGAACTGGTGCATGAGGCCCGTGCCCTCCTCTTCTGGCTCAACAG GTACCTCTTCTCTCACTTAAACGACTTCTCGGCCTGCCAGAAGATTGGGGAGTTGTGCGCGGAGCTGGGCCAGGCCTTGCAGGAG AACAGTCCGGCAGCTGAGAAGGAGAGCAAAGTCCTGAGCATT tgcagCCACGTGGTAGAGATCTGCCATGCCATCCTGAGCTGCAGCCCCCAGGAGCTTCTAGAGCAGACGGCTGTGCTGGAGCGTGTGCAGCTGGACGATCCTTTG GGTCTGGAAATCCACACCACCAGTAACTGCCTGCACTTCGTGTCCCGCGTGGGCACTCAG GTCCCTGCGGACTCCCGGCTGCAGATCCTGCCTGGAGACGAGATTGTCCAGGTCAACGAGCAGGTGGTG gTGGGCTGGCCCCATAAGAACGTGGTGAGGGAGCTGCTTCGAGAGCCAGCCGGGGTCAGCTTAGTGCTGAAGAAGGTCCCAGTACCAAAGACCCCCCCACAG ACCCCTCCTCGGGCCCTGGGCTCCCCACAGCTGACGATCTCCTCGCTGGCTCTCACCCCACGGTCTCCCAG GGCCCCACCCGAAGACGTCTTTGCCTTCGACCTGACTTCAAACCCAAGTCCTGGACCCAGCGCTGCCTGGACAG ACTCTACCTCCCTTGACCCTGAATCCCTACCCATTTTCCCTGCACCCCCAGCCACACTCCCAGCAGGGGTAGCAATGACTCGGGAACCCCAGGAGCACCCTGACAAG AGTCCTGTCCCTCGTCAGAAGAAGTCAAAAG GTGTGGCAACGCGGCTGAGTCGCCGGCGGGTGTCATGCCGGGAGCTGGGCCAGCCAGACTGTGACGGCTGGCTCCTGCTGCGCAAGGTGGCTGGTGGCTTCATGGGTCCGCGCTGGCGCCGCTGCTGGTTCGTGCTCAAGAGACACACGCTCTACTGGTACCGCCAGCCCCAG GATGAGAAGGCTGAGGGCCTCATCAATGTTTCCAACTACAGTCTGGAAAGTGGACAGGATCAGAAGAAAAAGTA TGTGTTCCAGCTCACCCATGATGTGTACAAACCCTTCATTTTTGCTGCTGATACCCTGGAGGATCTGAGCAT GTGGGTCCGCCATCTCATCACCTGCATTTCCAAGTACCAGTCTCCAGGCCGGGCCTCCCTGCCCCGAGAGGAAG ACTGCTACAGTGAGACAGAAGCAGAAGATCCTGACGATGAGGCTGGGTCCCGCTCGGGCTCG CCCAGCCAAGCCCGAGCTTGGAGTCCACTCCATGGAGACACATTACCTGCAGCCACCCCCATGCAGGGTGGCCCACGGACTTCCTTTGGCCCACCAACAG ACAACAGTGAAGGGGCACTGGAAGGAATGGTGTGGGGGCTGAGGCAGGGTGGCGTGTCCCTCCTGGGCCAGCCACAGCCTCTCACTCATGAACAATGGCGGAGCTCTTTTATGCGGCGCAACCGAGACCCCCAGCTCAATGAACGAGTGCACCGCGTGCGCGCGCTACAGAGCACACTCAAG GCAAAGCTGCAGGAGCTGCAGGCCTTGGAGGAAGTGCTAGGCGACCCTGAGCTGACTGGAGAGAAGTTCCGGCGGTGGAAGGAGCGGAACCAGGAGCTCTACTCAgagagcctgggagcctggggctTGGTGCAGGCTGAAAGCCACTCCCAAGTCCTGATCTCTGACTCCAGAGAACAGtcttcccaccccctgccctctgaACCGGAGGAACAGTCCCATCTCTGCCCCCTGACCCCAGAGAGCAACCGCGGACCTCCTGACCTCTGA
- the ZNF593OS gene encoding putative transmembrane protein ZNF593OS — protein MAETGPLGSAPARSRSRRNFRSRSLAWGEAGAGAGLWAEPPAYLGPRGRPGRQGRLVAPTMRFRRLTPGYFRVLQMQIAGELKAEPRSPLAGVVATLLAVLGLGGSCYAVWKMVGQRRPPQA, from the exons ATGGCCGAGACCGGCCCGCTGGGATCCGCTCCCGCCCGGTCCCGCTCGCGCAGGAATTTCCGCTCCCGGAGTCTGGCCTGGGGAGaggcgggggccggggcggggctcTGGGCGGAGCCACCAGCTTACCTGGGCCCACGTGGACGGCCAG GCCGCCAAGGAAGACTAGTGGCACCCACCATGAGATTTCGACGCCTGACCCCTGGCTACTTCCGGGTGCTACAG ATGCAGATAGCTGGGGAGCTCAAAGCAGAGCCCCGGAGTCCACTGGCCGGGGTAGTGGCTACACTGCTGGCTGTCCTTGGACTGGGTGGCTCCTGCTATGCTGTCTGGAAGATGGTGGGGCAGCGGCGGCCGCCACAGGCCTGA